In SAR202 cluster bacterium, the DNA window TCGAAGAGGGCCTTCTATTTTTGAGTTGCCCCTAATGGCGCGCCTGCTCTAAAGTAGTAGGGATGTCTAATAGGCAGGTTGAATGAAAGCCACCGTTTCACAGGCGAGAGAGCTAGAGCATGAATTGAAGAAGGTTGTCAGCGGCGAGGTCCGCTTCGACGCCTTCTCGCGAGTCCTTTACAGCACCGACGCCTCGATTTATCAGATGGAGCCGGTGGGCGTGGTGGTGCCGCGCAGCGTGGAGGATGTGCTGGCGACGGTGGACGTCGCGCGGCGCGGCGGCGTGCCGATACTTCCTCGCGGCGGCGGCACCAGCCTGGCGGGCCAGACGGTGAACCACGCCATTGTCATCGACTTCTCGAAATATATGGACGGCGTGCTGGAAGTGAACCCGGAGGAGCGATGGGTGCGGGCACAGCCGGGGATTGTCCTTGACCAGTTGAACCGGCAACTTGCCAAACACGGCCTTAAGTATGCCCCCGACCCCTCGACGGCCAACCGCGCATCGGTGGGCGGCGGCATCGGCAACAACTCCTGCGGCAGCCACTCGGTGATTTACGGCAAGACGGGCGAGAACGTGCTAGGTGTCAAAACAGTCCTGTCTGACGGTTCCCAGGCCAGCTTCAGCGAACTATCTGCTCCCGAGCTCGAAGCCATGCTCAGCGGCGGCGGCTTCGAGGCGCAGGTATACCGGGGGGTGCTGGACATTGCGCGCCGGCATAGGGACGAGGTGCAGAAGCGGTACCCCAGGATTTCAAGGCGGGTCAGCGGCTACAATCTTGACCGATTCATCGATCCAGCCACAAGCAACATGGCGGACATGGTGGTGGGGTCGGAGGGGACGCTATGCGTCATCACCGAGGCCAAGCTGAAGCTGGTGCCCCGGCCCAAGCTGACCGGCCTGGCGGTGGCGCATTTCGACGACTTGGCCGAGGCCTGCGCCTCCGCGACGACCATTCTCAAGCACGGGCCGTCGGCGGTGGAGCTGATAGGGCGCATGTTATTAGACCGCACCCGCGAGTCGCCCGGCTTCTCGCGCATGATGACGTTCATAGAGGGGCGGCCCGACGCCGTGCTGGCCGTCGAGTTCTATGGCGAATCGCCAATCGAATTGAAGGACAAGCTGGAGAAGTTCAAATCGGACCTGCAGCGCCAGCGCCTGGGCTATGCCTGCGCCAATCTCACCGACCCCGCGGCCCAAGCCAACGTGTGGAACATTCGCAAGGCTGGCGTCGGCTTGCTGATGAGCGTTCGCGGCGACGCCAAGCCTATCCCCTTCGTCGAGGACACGGCGGTGGACGCCCATCGCCTGGGCGAGTATGTGCGGCGCTTCGACAGCATCGTCAAGGCCCACGGCACTACGGCGGGCTACTACGGCCACGCCAGCGAGGGCTGCCTGCATATCCGGCCCATGGTGAATTTGAAAACGGGCGAGGGCGTGAAAACTATGGTCGCCATTGCCAACGAGATTGGCGACCTGGTGAAGGAGTTCGGCGGGGCCTTCAGCGGCGAGCACGGCGACGGCATTGTGCGCGGCGTGTGGACCGAGAAGATGTTCGGCCCGGCGATTTACCAGGCCTTTAAAGAGGTCAAGGCGGTCTTTGACCCGCAGAACATTATGAATCCGGGCAAGATTATCGACTGCCCGCCCATGACTGAGAACCTGCGTTTTGGCGCGGGGTATGAGTCCACATTGAAGCTGGCGACGGCCCTGGACTTCAGCGCCGACTATGGCTTCGACGGCGCGGTGGAGATGTGCAACGGCATGGGGGCCTGCCGCAAGGCCGACGGCGCCATGTGCCCATCTTATATGGTGACAAAAGAAGAAGAGCACTCTACGCGCGGGCGTGCCAACCTGCTGCGGGCCGTGCTATCCGGCCAGCTCCCCACCGGCGACATGACCTCCCATCGCCTGTACGAAGCCCTGGACCTGTGCCTCGAATGCAAGGGTTGTAAGGGCGAGTGTCCGTCGTCAGTGGACATGGCGAAGCTGAAGTACGAGTTCCTCAATAACTACCACAAAGCCCACGGGATACCCCTGCGGGCTCGGCTCTTCGCCAACATCCGCACGCTGAATCGATGGGGCCGCAGGTTGGGGCCGCTAGCCAACCTCGCGCCCAGGCTCCCCGGCGCGCGGTGGCTGCTGCATTCGATGGTCGGCATACACAAGAATCGCTCGCTGCCCCGCCTGTCGCCGAATACCTTCAGCGCGTGGCATAAACGTCACACACCCCTCAGCGGCGGCGCCAAGGGTACCGTGGTGCTGTTAAACGACACGTTTATGGAGTACAACACGCCGTCGGTGGGCGCGGCGGCGACGGAGCTTTTGGAGAAGGCGGGGTTTAAGGTGGTGCTGGCAGAGCGGCTGGAGTGCTGCGGCAGGCCGATGATTTCCAAGGGGATGCTGGAGCGGGCGAGGGAGAACGCGCGGCGCAATGTGGACCGCCTGCTGCCTTATGTCAAGCAAGGCGCGTCGATTGTCGGCTGCGAACCGTCGTGCCTGCTGACGCTGCGAGATGAATACCCGGACCTGTTAAAAGACGAGGCTTCGAAAGAGGTAGCCAGGGCAACTTATCTAATCGACGAGTTTTTGGATCGGCTGCGAGAGCAGGGGAAGCTGGATTTGAAGTTCAAGGACACGGCTAAGAAGGTGCTGTTCCACGGCCACTGCCACCAGAAGGCCCTGGTGGGCACGGCGGCGTCGCTGAGAGCGCTGCGCCTGCCGCCCAAGTACACCGTCGAGGCGGTGGACGCGGGATGCTGCGGCATGGCGGGCAGCTTCGGGTTTGAGAAGGAGCATTACGACGTGTCCATGGCTATCGGCGGGCAGCGGCTGTTCCCGGCGGTCAACGCCAAGGGCGAGGAGTGGGAGGTGGCGGTGATGGGCATATCCTGCCGCCAGCAGATCGAGCACGGCACTGGGCGCAGGCCGCGGCATCTGGTGGAGGTGCTGAGGGAGGCGGTGGAGTAGATGCTTTTATGCAGCATACCATCCTGCCAGAATAGCTAGCGAATTCGTATCTGAATTGGCAATTCTTTTGACGCTTTAATTACTCGTTTAGAGGGTTTCGACAGGATTCTGTCGGGTTGTAAAAATATAGATGTTCAGTCTTGACAGTTATGTGCGGAGGCCGAACATGAAGTTCTGGGTAACTGCTATCCCACTATTGTTATCGCTTGGGGCCAGCGTGCTTGTCGCTGCGTGCGGGAGCGAGTCAAAAACGCCCACGGCGACGCAAAATCCCGCAGCTACACCAAATCCCACAGCCACATTACAAGCCGAATCTCCAGGGGCTATAGAAACGGAAGAACCTGGAGGGCAACAAGTCCTCACAGCGGCGCAACAGCTCGTAAACGACGGCGTTAAACAACATCTCTCGGGGAACTACAGCGCTGCAATTTCTCTATACAATGTGGCCCTGCGCCTGGATGGAAATCGAGAAAAGGCCTATCTCAACAGGGGGTTCGCCTACGTCAGGTTAGGTGAGCTTGAAAGAGGCATTGAAGATTATGACAAAGCCATTGCACTAAAGCCGCAATGGGCAACTCCATACGCTAATAAAGCTGATGCGTTGGTGGACCTCAACCTACCTCAACATGCCTTGGAAAGTGCGAACCAGGCCATCAGGCTGGACGCTAATCTACTCCACGCATACGCCAACAGGGCGAGGGCTTATACCCTTTTAAGAAGGGACGCCGATGCCGCCAAAGATGTTACAAAGGCGATCCAACTAGGATATTCCAAGAGCAAGCTCGAAACGGAAATCACCAGATTAAAATCTATCCGCGTGGGCGCTACCGCTACTCCGCGGCGCTAGGTTAGAGAACGACGGATAGGGTCCGTTCCGAAAAAAGGCCGTGGTTCAAATCCCACGGCCTCAAAATTTTCTGTAGTGGTTTAAACTACACCCCCACGCCCAACTCCCTCAGCGCGGCCTTGTTCTCCGCCGACAGCGCCAGCCCGCCGCCGACCGCGGCTTCCACCTTCCCTTTCAGAGCGTTCAATATCGCCGCGCCGGGCTTTTGGCCCTGGGCCTTGTTGGTGGACACGTCGGCGAGGGTGGAGTAGGGCTGGTCCAGGTGCCAGTAGAAGGACAGCAATTCGCTTAGCTCACGCTCGCTGGTGGGTGCGGGGATGTCGTCGATGTCGAAGACCTCGTTGGCCACCTCGGTGTAACGAAGGATGCCCGCCTTATCGCCGGCGTCCTTGCCATAGTAGCGGCGGTGGGCCAGCTCGTGGGTGCGCTTCTTGTAATCGGCGTCGCCGTAGATATGGCGGGGCAGCCAGCCGCCGCGCTTCAGGTCAACCAGCGTCTCGCCCTTGTCGTTCTTGATGGCGACGGCGATGTCGGAGCCAAGGATGTCGTCATGCTCGAATACCACGGCGTCGCGCAGCAGGCCCTCCTGGAGCATCAGCGTAAGCTCCTTCTCGATCTTGCGATACCTGGCGCCCTGGGCCTTGTCGTTGGTGTCAGCGCCGACGCCGCCGGTGTTGAAGACGTAGAAGTGCTGCTCCAACCCGCCGCGCTCAATCTCTTTGAGGATGCGATATAGCAGCGTGGCGTTGTCGTCCTCGAGGCCGATGATGAAGGGGTCCGAGAAGTATTCCACATACGGCGCGCCGATGGCCCCGATGGCCGCGCCCATCTGCACAGCCTCACCGTACATAAGCACGCGCACGTACTGGCTCAGGCCCAGGCGCCGCAGGGGCGGGACTACGGTGTTCTGACGCATAACGCCCTGCCAGAAGACCCTATCGATGGACTCCATAGGCACGTGGACGCCTTCTTTGGTGCCGCCGTTGGTGATAGTGTTGAGAAGGCCTGACGAACCCTTCCGCTCCAGCAGCCGCGACCGGTTCATAATCATGCGCATGTTGCGCACGGGGTTGCT includes these proteins:
- a CDS encoding FAD-binding protein; its protein translation is MKATVSQARELEHELKKVVSGEVRFDAFSRVLYSTDASIYQMEPVGVVVPRSVEDVLATVDVARRGGVPILPRGGGTSLAGQTVNHAIVIDFSKYMDGVLEVNPEERWVRAQPGIVLDQLNRQLAKHGLKYAPDPSTANRASVGGGIGNNSCGSHSVIYGKTGENVLGVKTVLSDGSQASFSELSAPELEAMLSGGGFEAQVYRGVLDIARRHRDEVQKRYPRISRRVSGYNLDRFIDPATSNMADMVVGSEGTLCVITEAKLKLVPRPKLTGLAVAHFDDLAEACASATTILKHGPSAVELIGRMLLDRTRESPGFSRMMTFIEGRPDAVLAVEFYGESPIELKDKLEKFKSDLQRQRLGYACANLTDPAAQANVWNIRKAGVGLLMSVRGDAKPIPFVEDTAVDAHRLGEYVRRFDSIVKAHGTTAGYYGHASEGCLHIRPMVNLKTGEGVKTMVAIANEIGDLVKEFGGAFSGEHGDGIVRGVWTEKMFGPAIYQAFKEVKAVFDPQNIMNPGKIIDCPPMTENLRFGAGYESTLKLATALDFSADYGFDGAVEMCNGMGACRKADGAMCPSYMVTKEEEHSTRGRANLLRAVLSGQLPTGDMTSHRLYEALDLCLECKGCKGECPSSVDMAKLKYEFLNNYHKAHGIPLRARLFANIRTLNRWGRRLGPLANLAPRLPGARWLLHSMVGIHKNRSLPRLSPNTFSAWHKRHTPLSGGAKGTVVLLNDTFMEYNTPSVGAAATELLEKAGFKVVLAERLECCGRPMISKGMLERARENARRNVDRLLPYVKQGASIVGCEPSCLLTLRDEYPDLLKDEASKEVARATYLIDEFLDRLREQGKLDLKFKDTAKKVLFHGHCHQKALVGTAASLRALRLPPKYTVEAVDAGCCGMAGSFGFEKEHYDVSMAIGGQRLFPAVNAKGEEWEVAVMGISCRQQIEHGTGRRPRHLVEVLREAVE
- a CDS encoding tetratricopeptide repeat protein, coding for MFSLDSYVRRPNMKFWVTAIPLLLSLGASVLVAACGSESKTPTATQNPAATPNPTATLQAESPGAIETEEPGGQQVLTAAQQLVNDGVKQHLSGNYSAAISLYNVALRLDGNREKAYLNRGFAYVRLGELERGIEDYDKAIALKPQWATPYANKADALVDLNLPQHALESANQAIRLDANLLHAYANRARAYTLLRRDADAAKDVTKAIQLGYSKSKLETEITRLKSIRVGATATPRR